In Clostridiaceae bacterium, a single genomic region encodes these proteins:
- a CDS encoding sensor histidine kinase, whose protein sequence is MLTFFKWGIRIKLMVILVCLSVIPLIFLGIFTFLYSSNVVRKDFIEYSKNNLSQISKNIDDSLKNMDMLSIMAIADKDVRNVLRSDKGYGNTSVVEKYSIMREFLTKISILRKDISGVYIFSDLNKYSYNMYSVIIDVDYEYKNAPWYIDTLEKEGAPVFIGTHLPYQGKSSGDYVFSLARCILDTDSGEILGVILIDANFKLLSEICDSTQNYRNSEIIITDQEGRIIYSKDRKLLTSVIDLDLNLLKDDSGNSFINWNNEKFFMNYITSSYSRWKIIQIIPENYVYLTTNTIGIMIIVLAITAAIVSIVLTFFISQSISKPIVALNNALKKIGEGDFDQNIQIKRNDEIGQLADGVSEMKANLKQLITRVASAQAKQREAELKSLQNQINPHFLYNTLISIQMLAKINKQERIAQMVDDLGMLFKLSISKGKDIVKMKQELEHVNLYIKLQKIRYGDKFDCLFDIDENIVDLYTIKLLLQPIVENSIYHGLESKMNKGIVKITAKRYSDHVLIVVYDNGVGMDEEKLEQIRLMLNGKCEPNTKMMSIGIKNVNERIKLYFGDEYGISIDSIPGEGTRVLIKLPVLEHIEDISPVKVEYF, encoded by the coding sequence GTGTTGACTTTTTTTAAATGGGGTATAAGAATAAAACTAATGGTCATATTAGTTTGTTTGTCCGTTATACCACTCATATTCTTAGGAATTTTTACCTTTCTGTATTCCTCAAACGTTGTCAGGAAGGATTTTATTGAGTATTCGAAAAATAACCTCAGCCAAATTTCAAAAAATATAGATGATAGTTTAAAAAATATGGACATGCTTTCAATCATGGCCATCGCAGACAAGGACGTGAGAAATGTATTGAGAAGCGATAAAGGCTATGGGAATACAAGTGTGGTTGAGAAATATTCGATAATGCGGGAATTTCTCACAAAAATAAGCATATTGAGAAAAGATATTTCAGGTGTTTATATTTTTTCTGATTTAAATAAATACAGCTATAATATGTATAGTGTAATAATTGATGTTGATTACGAATACAAGAATGCCCCCTGGTATATTGACACTCTTGAAAAGGAAGGTGCTCCTGTGTTCATCGGAACACATTTGCCATATCAGGGAAAAAGTTCCGGTGATTACGTTTTTTCTCTTGCCAGATGTATTTTAGATACTGATAGCGGCGAAATTCTTGGAGTAATACTTATAGATGCAAATTTCAAACTGTTGAGCGAAATATGCGATAGCACTCAAAATTACAGAAACAGCGAAATCATTATAACTGACCAGGAAGGAAGAATAATTTATTCAAAAGATAGAAAACTGCTTACCAGTGTGATAGATTTGGATTTAAACTTGCTGAAAGACGATAGCGGAAATAGTTTTATAAATTGGAACAACGAAAAGTTTTTCATGAATTATATAACTTCCTCCTACTCAAGATGGAAAATAATTCAAATAATACCTGAAAATTATGTATATTTAACAACTAATACAATAGGTATAATGATCATAGTGCTGGCAATAACTGCTGCCATTGTATCAATCGTACTCACATTCTTTATATCCCAGAGCATATCCAAACCTATAGTAGCCTTGAATAACGCTTTGAAAAAAATCGGCGAGGGTGACTTTGATCAGAATATCCAAATAAAACGCAACGATGAAATCGGACAGCTTGCTGATGGTGTATCAGAAATGAAAGCAAACCTTAAACAATTAATTACAAGGGTTGCAAGTGCTCAGGCAAAGCAAAGGGAAGCAGAACTAAAATCTCTTCAGAATCAAATCAATCCTCATTTTTTATATAATACCCTCATTTCAATACAGATGTTGGCCAAGATAAACAAACAAGAACGGATTGCACAAATGGTGGATGATCTTGGCATGCTTTTTAAACTCAGTATCAGCAAAGGCAAAGATATCGTAAAGATGAAGCAGGAACTGGAACATGTCAATCTGTATATAAAATTACAGAAAATTAGATATGGAGACAAGTTTGACTGTTTATTTGATATTGACGAAAATATTGTTGACCTTTATACAATAAAACTCTTACTTCAGCCAATTGTAGAAAATTCAATCTATCATGGGTTAGAGAGCAAAATGAATAAGGGAATTGTAAAAATAACAGCTAAAAGATACAGTGACCATGTATTAATAGTTGTTTATGATAACGGGGTTGGAATGGATGAAGAAAAACTGGAACAAATACGGCTTATGCTAAATGGCAAGTGTGAACCTAATACTAAAATGATGAGTATTGGTATAAAGAATGTTAATGAAAGAATAAAGCTGTATTTTGGAGATGAGTACGGGATCTCTATTGACAGCATTCCTGGAGAGGGAACAAGAGTATTAATAAAACTTCCTGTGTTAGAACATATAGAAGATATATCTCCTGTAAAGGTTGAATATTTTTAA
- a CDS encoding dihydrodipicolinate synthase family protein: protein MNEKRYPKTILATACIPWTESYEFDEDIFRKEVQGLIKRGIKNIYLFGTAGEGYAITDEQFDEIVRAFAEEMKGPDLYPMVGLISLSLPNMINRIRKAYSYGIRDFQFALPSWGALSDEELYSFMHALCDPFPDCRFLHYNLLRSKRFLTIKEYERLAEEIPNFAGVKYVTKDIPDIIEIAGSSCSLRFFLTEIGFGYGNLIGDFGLLLSIATSNIKRAWEYFYASSNSESEKTLKMQQELYMMVKGLMEAAGGGKIDGAYDKMFSKVLIKEFPLRLLPPYKSTTDEAFDRYYSFLKMEYPQWVED from the coding sequence ATGAACGAAAAAAGATATCCCAAAACCATTCTTGCAACAGCATGTATACCATGGACAGAATCTTATGAATTTGATGAAGATATTTTCAGGAAAGAAGTACAGGGACTTATCAAAAGAGGCATTAAAAATATATATTTATTCGGTACAGCGGGAGAAGGCTATGCCATAACAGATGAACAATTTGATGAAATAGTAAGGGCTTTTGCGGAAGAGATGAAAGGTCCGGATTTATATCCTATGGTAGGATTAATTAGCCTTTCACTTCCTAACATGATTAACAGAATAAGAAAGGCCTATAGTTATGGCATAAGAGATTTCCAGTTCGCACTTCCCAGTTGGGGAGCTCTTTCAGATGAAGAACTATATTCTTTTATGCATGCACTCTGTGATCCTTTCCCTGACTGCAGATTTTTACACTATAATCTTTTACGCTCAAAAAGATTCCTTACAATAAAGGAATACGAAAGATTGGCAGAGGAAATACCCAATTTCGCAGGAGTAAAATATGTAACAAAAGATATTCCGGATATTATAGAAATTGCCGGCAGTTCTTGCTCCTTGCGTTTCTTCTTGACAGAAATAGGATTTGGATATGGGAATTTAATAGGAGATTTCGGCCTTTTACTGTCAATTGCTACTTCCAATATAAAAAGAGCCTGGGAGTACTTTTATGCTTCCAGTAATTCTGAAAGTGAAAAGACCCTAAAAATGCAACAGGAACTTTATATGATGGTTAAGGGACTTATGGAGGCTGCTGGGGGAGGTAAAATTGACGGGGCATACGATAAAATGTTTAGTAAAGTTCTTATTAAAGAATTTCCACTGAGACTTTTACCACCTTACAAAAGTACAACTGATGAAGCCTTTGATAGATATTATAGTTTTCTTAAAATGGAGTATCCTCAGTGGGTTGAAGATTAG
- a CDS encoding amidohydrolase family protein, with the protein MVSRWSVNETDKKILEDIKDIIPKNIFDVHAHIYRFKDYGQKFAGSSGEGPSVVTIDVWREQMEQIFKSSNMVGGLFFPHIQVNCNVEACNNFIVEQLKLHKMSRGLMLIRPDDNPEKVEEFLEKHPGILGLKPYHVFSSQKPTFESDISGYLPEWAWEIAHRRNLFITLHMVKAGALADPKNSEEIVYFCTKYPGVKLILAHAARGFHRYNTIKGLPKIKGLKNIWFDVAAVCEPGAVKAILAEFGHKKLLWGSDFPISQTRGKCVDVGDGFIWLDESIIKWETLSPACNPVLVCIESLRAMREAFYDMKISDSQIEDIFCNNALEEMMAR; encoded by the coding sequence ATGGTCAGTCGGTGGTCAGTCAATGAAACTGATAAGAAAATTTTAGAAGATATTAAGGACATTATTCCCAAAAATATATTCGATGTTCATGCTCATATTTACAGATTCAAAGATTATGGGCAAAAATTTGCGGGATCATCGGGGGAAGGGCCTTCTGTGGTTACAATAGATGTCTGGAGAGAACAGATGGAGCAAATATTTAAAAGTTCAAATATGGTTGGAGGTCTTTTCTTTCCTCATATTCAGGTAAACTGCAATGTGGAAGCATGCAACAATTTTATTGTTGAACAGTTAAAATTACATAAAATGAGCAGAGGATTAATGCTTATAAGGCCTGATGATAATCCTGAAAAAGTTGAAGAATTCCTTGAGAAGCATCCCGGTATACTGGGTTTAAAGCCCTATCATGTATTCAGTAGTCAAAAACCTACATTTGAATCGGATATATCAGGTTATTTGCCTGAGTGGGCTTGGGAAATAGCTCACAGAAGAAATTTATTTATTACTTTGCATATGGTAAAAGCCGGAGCCCTGGCTGATCCGAAAAATTCAGAAGAAATTGTATATTTCTGTACCAAGTATCCAGGAGTAAAACTGATTCTTGCACATGCCGCAAGAGGATTTCACAGATACAATACCATTAAAGGTTTGCCTAAAATAAAGGGCCTTAAGAATATATGGTTCGATGTTGCAGCCGTATGTGAACCTGGAGCAGTTAAGGCAATACTGGCAGAATTCGGCCATAAAAAACTTCTGTGGGGCAGTGATTTCCCAATATCACAAACCAGGGGGAAATGTGTGGATGTAGGTGATGGGTTTATATGGCTTGATGAAAGCATAATAAAATGGGAAACCTTATCCCCGGCATGCAATCCTGTTCTTGTGTGTATAGAATCTTTGAGAGCCATGAGAGAAGCTTTTTACGATATGAAGATAAGTGATTCTCAGATAGAAGATATTTTCTGTAATAATGCTTTGGAGGAAATGATGGCAAGGTAG
- a CDS encoding AraC family transcriptional regulator, producing the protein MINMNIMDTNLKGYNVKVDFGNILIDVWVNFDAHYEMTENTESHNHFAYEIHFISYGDGVLWIENQPIPLKVNNLYLIAPGVYHKFVVKQEEKIVRYSIQFNFRFLKRKSGSQFKNEILKIIEILNFNKYLVKEDLYNNFSLVESIFKELTTQRIGYIQKAELLVKDIFINIFRTICEDDIYKISNIKKGYQDEKRIPKIEQFFHAHYKQSDIRIEDLSKYLNLSVRQTQRVIKSLFGKSFREKLIEIRIENAKHLLSTTNLSIVKVSELAGFNSVNYFHYVFKEYTGMTPKCFINKSINNRKQ; encoded by the coding sequence ATGATTAATATGAATATAATGGATACCAATTTAAAAGGTTATAATGTTAAGGTTGATTTTGGCAATATATTAATAGACGTATGGGTTAATTTTGATGCACACTACGAAATGACAGAGAACACAGAAAGTCATAATCATTTTGCCTATGAAATTCATTTTATTTCTTATGGGGATGGTGTGTTGTGGATAGAAAACCAACCAATACCATTGAAGGTAAATAATTTATATTTAATAGCTCCCGGCGTCTATCATAAATTTGTAGTAAAACAAGAAGAGAAAATTGTAAGATATAGTATCCAGTTTAATTTCAGATTCTTGAAAAGAAAATCCGGGAGTCAATTTAAGAATGAAATATTAAAAATCATTGAAATACTAAATTTTAATAAGTATTTAGTTAAAGAAGACTTGTATAATAACTTTTCTTTAGTAGAGTCTATATTTAAAGAACTAACTACCCAAAGAATAGGATATATTCAAAAAGCTGAATTGCTGGTCAAAGATATATTTATAAATATTTTTCGCACTATTTGTGAAGATGATATATATAAAATATCTAATATAAAAAAAGGGTATCAGGATGAAAAGAGGATTCCTAAGATTGAACAATTTTTTCATGCCCATTATAAACAAAGTGATATTAGAATAGAAGATCTTTCTAAATATCTTAATCTAAGTGTAAGACAAACCCAAAGGGTAATTAAAAGCCTTTTTGGTAAGTCCTTCAGGGAAAAGCTTATTGAAATTCGCATAGAAAATGCCAAGCACTTGTTAAGTACAACTAATCTGTCTATAGTCAAGGTTTCTGAATTGGCCGGTTTTAATTCAGTAAATTATTTTCATTATGTATTCAAAGAATATACTGGAATGACTCCAAAATGCTTCATCAACAAATCTATTAACAATAGAAAACAGTAA
- a CDS encoding aldolase, whose protein sequence is MKGEMIRQKLINGERIYGTHVASLGNPIAARMTADVEMDFVFICTEHMPIDRTEVAMMCQLYSAWGISPMVRIPYPSAHWAAMAMDGGAEGIVAPYVETVEQVKQLVGAVKYRPIKGRFLQEVLNGQREFSEKLRRYLENFNKDKYLIIGVESVEAIHNLESLLSVEGVDGVFLGPHDITCSMEIPEEYDNPIFQKTLIEIVRKCRKMNKGVGLHTDATTDLYKKLMDEGLNFILNAADITKMRGTLNSDFRKIRGNYGDTFSRGDVTLKASNLCINQEEQKK, encoded by the coding sequence ATGAAAGGTGAAATGATTAGGCAAAAGTTGATAAATGGTGAAAGAATTTATGGAACACATGTAGCAAGTCTTGGCAACCCTATAGCTGCAAGGATGACCGCTGATGTGGAAATGGATTTTGTTTTTATATGTACTGAACATATGCCGATTGACCGCACAGAGGTTGCAATGATGTGTCAGTTGTATTCGGCATGGGGCATATCACCTATGGTCAGAATACCATATCCTTCGGCACACTGGGCAGCCATGGCAATGGACGGCGGAGCTGAAGGTATAGTTGCACCATACGTCGAGACAGTAGAGCAGGTAAAGCAGCTGGTAGGAGCTGTAAAATATCGTCCAATAAAGGGTAGATTCCTTCAGGAAGTTCTTAACGGTCAAAGAGAATTTAGCGAAAAACTCCGTAGATATCTTGAAAACTTCAATAAGGATAAATATTTGATTATTGGAGTAGAAAGTGTTGAGGCAATACATAATCTTGAGAGTCTGCTTTCTGTGGAAGGTGTAGATGGAGTATTTCTCGGGCCTCATGATATTACATGTTCTATGGAGATACCTGAAGAATATGACAATCCAATTTTTCAGAAAACATTAATAGAAATTGTAAGGAAATGCAGGAAAATGAATAAAGGAGTAGGCCTTCATACAGACGCTACTACTGATTTATATAAAAAATTGATGGATGAAGGGTTAAACTTCATATTAAATGCTGCAGATATAACGAAAATGCGCGGCACATTAAACAGTGATTTTAGGAAAATAAGAGGGAACTATGGCGATACATTTAGCAGAGGAGATGTAACATTAAAAGCAAGCAATTTGTGTATAAATCAGGAGGAACAAAAGAAATGA